The Paracholeplasma brassicae genome includes the window GTATAATAGTATATGTAGGAATAGAAACGTTTCTATTCGTCAAGTTTTGAAATCAAACTTGACTTATGCTTATATTATCGAAACGTTTCTATAAAACAATTAATCCGATAATGGATTAGAAAGAGGAGAGGAATTTATGAAGAAAGTTTTAACGCTAGTTTTACTTCTTGCGGCGGGATTATTTATGGCCGCTTGTGAAGAAACAACCGTGGATGACGCTAAACCAGAAATTACTGGTGTTGGCGCCGTTACAATTAACGTAGGGGATACATTTGATCCAATGGCTGGTGTCAAAGCCGAAGATGAAGTCGATGGTATTATTACAAGTGATATCGTTGTTACTGGCACAGTTGATACCAACAAAGCAGGGACATACGAACTGACATATACCGTTAAAGATAAAGCAGGTAACGAACAAGTTGTTAAACGCACGATTATCGTTCTTGGCCTTGCTGGTTTAGCTAATGGTGATTTTTCTAATCAACTTGAGGGCTGGGCAACTTGGTTTAACGATTCACAAGACGTGGACGTTGAATACAGCGTGGTTGATGGCAAAGCAGTTATCGATATTAAAGCACAATCTGTTGTAATGGATAACAACTGGTGGGATGTTCAATTGTCTTATAAAACAATTTCATTCCCTAAATTTGAATCCTACACACTTAAGTTTACTGCGTATGCAGAAAATGATCGCTACTTAATGTTAAACTTACAAGGTGGCGGTATGTCTAGTAAAGCAATTAACGAAGAAGTCGTCGCGCTTGGTACAACCGCACAAGAATTTAGTTTTGATTTCTTCTCTAAGGAAGACGTTACAAACGCTGAACTTCAATTCTCATTTGGTACGTTCCACAAAGTGGCTGGCGTCGATATGGAAAAAGCAACTGTACTAGGTAAGATTTATATTTCTAATGTCCAAATCGTGGTTGGACCAGAGTTAGAAAACCAAGCACCAGTACTTGAAGGCGTGACTGACAGAGTTATTGAAGTTGGGGCTGAATCATTTGTGATTAAAGCTGGTATTAGTGTTTCAGATGACTTTGATACTTTAACAATTGCTGATGTGGTTGCTGAGGCAGTTGGTGCAGAATTAACATTCCCTGCCGTTGCTGGTAAATATGTTTACAAATATACAGTGACAGACTCAGAAGGTCTTGAAGCGACCGCAACAAGAACCATTCACGTAGGTTCATTTAATGTGGGTTCATTCTTAGAAGTTGATGAAAATGGACTACCTGTGGGTTATGAACAATGGGCAGCAGATAATGCTAAACAAACGGTAACAACGACCGACGGTGTGGTTTCTATCGATATTGAAACTGTTGGCGCAATGCCTTGGGAAAATCAATTTAAGATTAGTGGATTAATGGCTACAAAAGGCACTTATGAAATTAGCTTTAAAGCTTCATCATCGGTTGCTAGAACCATCGTGTTTGCTTTAGAACAAAACTATGGTGTGGGTGTAGAAAGAGCATGGCACCGTGTGGATTTAACGACTGAAATGCAAACATTCACATTTACGATTGAACTTTCACAAGACGCTAAAACATCTGGTGCGTTCCAATTCTTTATGGGAAATTCAGTAGGTGAAGTCGGATTTGAAGATGGCGTTTACGTTGCTTCAATTATCCAAATTTCAGATTTAATGGTGACA containing:
- a CDS encoding immunoglobulin-like domain-containing protein, with translation MKKVLTLVLLLAAGLFMAACEETTVDDAKPEITGVGAVTINVGDTFDPMAGVKAEDEVDGIITSDIVVTGTVDTNKAGTYELTYTVKDKAGNEQVVKRTIIVLGLAGLANGDFSNQLEGWATWFNDSQDVDVEYSVVDGKAVIDIKAQSVVMDNNWWDVQLSYKTISFPKFESYTLKFTAYAENDRYLMLNLQGGGMSSKAINEEVVALGTTAQEFSFDFFSKEDVTNAELQFSFGTFHKVAGVDMEKATVLGKIYISNVQIVVGPELENQAPVLEGVTDRVIEVGAESFVIKAGISVSDDFDTLTIADVVAEAVGAELTFPAVAGKYVYKYTVTDSEGLEATATRTIHVGSFNVGSFLEVDENGLPVGYEQWAADNAKQTVTTTDGVVSIDIETVGAMPWENQFKISGLMATKGTYEISFKASSSVARTIVFALEQNYGVGVERAWHRVDLTTEMQTFTFTIELSQDAKTSGAFQFFMGNSVGEVGFEDGVYVASIIQISDLMVTKQVA